Proteins encoded within one genomic window of Humulus lupulus chromosome 1, drHumLupu1.1, whole genome shotgun sequence:
- the LOC133790278 gene encoding uncharacterized protein LOC133790278, producing MNDMNDDFGVTMGYTKAWRSREKALLRVRGNPDDSYQKLPMYLYMLKQANPGTVTHLLTDNEDRFKYLYIAFSNAIKGWRYLRPIIVVDGTFLKNAYGGTLFSASTLDPNNNIFVLAFGIADSENDNSWLWFFSKLRDTYGEPEGLAIVSDRHKSIENAVHIVYPNAFHGACMYHLLNNLKSKYGNHGEELQMNFIAAAKAYTKTECEHYMRSIDRLDKRIRPYLEKAKYETWARSYSPTKRYTMMTSNIAESLNAALKAARNLPIDILVECLRSLVQKWVWNNSNNANGTFTKVSTTTEKELRHDIVSKMKYEVLPFNPIEYQVRDEKGIDFTVNIHNRTCTCNRFQEDEMPCGYSVAVIAKRNLGVYDYCAKFYKIETLKAMYEENVHPLPHKDEWNLPQHLDIVVLPPKVTIPAGRPRNKRIRSRGEPKVIITNGKCGQSGHNRKTCRNPVMPRIP from the exons ATGAATGACATGAATGATGACTTTGGAGTAACCATGGGATACACAAAAGCATGGAGATCAAGAGAAAAAGCTTTGCTTCGAGTAAGAGGGAACCCCGATGATTCATATCAAAAGTTGCCAATGTATCTTTACATGTTGAAGCAAGCAAATCCAGGAACAGTAACACATCTACTCACAGACAATGAAGATAGATTCAAATACCTGTACATAGCTTTCTCTAACGCAATCAAAGGTTGGAGATACTTGAGGCCTATcattgttgttgatggaactttcTTAAAAAATGCATATGGCGGCACCCTATTTTCAGCATCAACATTAGATCCAAACAACAACATTTTTGTCTTGGCTTTTGGAATAGCAGACTCAGAAAATGATAACTCTTGGCTTTGGTTCTTCTCCAAACTGAGAGACACATATGGAGAACCCGAAG GATTGGCTATTGTTTCCGACAGACACAAGAGCATAGAGAATGCAGTACATATAGTGTACCCAAATGCGTTCCATGGAGCTTGCATGTATCACTTGCTCAATAATTTGAAAAGCAAGTATGGAAACCATGGAGAAGAGCTACAAATGAATTTCATTGCAGCAGCAAAAGCATACACAAAAACAGAATGTGAACACTACATGAGAAGCATTGATAGACTTGACAAACGCATTAGACCCTATTTAGAGAAAGCCAAGTATGAAACTTGGGCAAGATCATACTCACCAACAAAAAGATACACCATGATGACATCCAACATCGCAGAATCGCTCAACGCTGCACTAAAAGCTGCAAGAAATCTCCCTATTGATATCTTGGTTGAATGTCTTAGAAGTTTGGTTCAAAAGTGGGTGTGGAACAATTCAAATAATGCAAATGGAACATTCACAAAAGTGTCTACAACAACAGAAAAAGAGTTGAGACATGACATTGTTTCAAAAATGAAGTATGAG GTCTTGCCTTTCAACCCAATAGAATATCAAGTTCGTGATGAAAAGGGGATCGATTTCACAGTAAATATACACAACAGAACATGTACATGTAATAGGTTTCAAGAAGATGAAATGCCTTGTGGGTATTCAGTAGCTGTAATTGCAAAGAGAAACTTGGGAGTGTATGATTACTGTGCAAAGTTTTACAAAATAGAAACTTTGAAAGCAATGTATGAAGAAAATGTTCATCCTTTGCCCCATAAAGATGAATGGAATCTCCCACAACACTTAGACATAGTGGTGCTACCTCCAAAGGTAACAATCCCTGCAGGAAGACCAAGAAATAAAAGAATAAGATCAAGAGGAGAACCAAAAGTGATAATCACCAATGGTAAATGTGGCCAATCAGGACATAACAGGAAGACTTGCAGGAatcctgtaatgccccggattccctaa